TGCTGGCGCGCGCGCCTAACCAAGTGTGGTCGTGGGACATCACCAAACTCAAGGGGCCAGCCAGGTGGACGTGCTTCCACCTCTACGTCATCCTGGACATCTTCAGCCGCCATGTCGTGGGCTGGTTGATCGCCGGGCGCGAGAGCGCGGAGCTCGCTGAACAGCTCATCGCCGACAGCGTGGCACGCCACGATATCGCCCCCGGCGTGCTCACGCTTCATGCCGATCGCGGTGCCAGCATGCGCTCTAAACCGGTGGCCGCGTTGCTGGTCGACCTGGACATCACCAAAAGCCACAGCCGGCCTCACGTATCTGACGATAATCCCTTCTCGGAGTCGCAGTTCAAGACGATGAAGTACCGCCCGGACTTCCCCGCGCGCTTCGGCTGCATTGAGGATGCGCGCGCCCACTGCCAGGCATTCTTCGCCTGGTACAACACCGTGCATCGGCACTCGGGCATCGGATTCATGACGCCGCACAGCGTTCATTATGGGCTCGCCCAGGAGTTGCACCTCACCCGTCAGGCAGCACTCGACACAGCATTCCGGGCGTCCCCAAACAGATTTAAAGGGCGTCGCCCTGAACCACCGCGGCTGCCCACAGCAGTCTGGATCAACCCGCCGCCATCGGAGGCCATTACCCCAAACACACCACAGTCCGGCACAGTAAATTCATGAAGCCAGGTGACGCAAAGTCATTGACACGTTCCGCGCGACGAACGGCGAGGGGCTTCGCGCGCTGTGCCGAGGGCAACCGCGAACGGTGAAAGGAAGGCAAAGAGAAGGCGCCCTGGGTGGGTGGGAAGAGCGACAGGTGGCCCGCCGCCCCCGCAGCTAGGCCGCGCCGCCGGCGGGCGCGTAGTGGCCGATCAGGCGGTTGGCGAACTCGCGCGCGAAGCTGGACAAGCCCTCCAGGTCCCGCGCGCAGACCTGGAAGGTGCGCAGGGCCCAGTCATCGCGCAGGTCGCTGCAGCCGATGCGCTGCTCGGCCTTGAGGCGCGCGAAGGCGGCCTTGGGCACGATGGCGATGCCGGCGCCGGCAGCCACCATGCGGCAGGTGGCGTCGTAGCTGGCCACGTGCACCCGGATCGTCATGGGCTTGTGCAGCGCGCCCGCGGCGCGCGTCAGGAACATCTGGTAGGCGCTGCCCTCGAGCAAGGCGACGAAGGCATGCTCAAGCGACTGCTCGAACCACACGGCCGGCTCCGCGAGCAGCGGATGGCCGAGCGGCGCGACCAGGATCAGCGCGCTCTTGACGAAGGGCACTGCCTGCAGGCCTGCGGTGGGCACATTGCCGGAGATGATGCCGAGATCGGC
This DNA window, taken from Cupriavidus sp. D39, encodes the following:
- a CDS encoding LysR family transcriptional regulator, giving the protein MAIPFDITDFRLFVNVAETRSLTRGAERSFLSVPAVSNRIKNLEDTLGVRLLERSPQGVALTAAGEVYLHHARVVLAELERLTGNLQPFTAGLSGQVKLVANTTAITEYLPPVIGEYLATHPDVRIDVRERLSDDVVRVVREGGADLGIISGNVPTAGLQAVPFVKSALILVAPLGHPLLAEPAVWFEQSLEHAFVALLEGSAYQMFLTRAAGALHKPMTIRVHVASYDATCRMVAAGAGIAIVPKAAFARLKAEQRIGCSDLRDDWALRTFQVCARDLEGLSSFAREFANRLIGHYAPAGGAA